A genomic stretch from Falco naumanni isolate bFalNau1 chromosome 8, bFalNau1.pat, whole genome shotgun sequence includes:
- the CRYBA2 gene encoding beta-crystallin A2: MTSSEAMDTLGQYKITVWEEESFQGKRCEFLMECPSIMERGFRKIRSIKVESGPWVGFEYPEYQGQQFILEKGDYPRWEAWSGNSGYRTEHLLSFRPVKCANHNDSKVILYEAENFQGHKFELSDDYPSLQAMGWGNKEVASIKVNAGAWVAYQYPGYRGYQYVLERDRQNGEFKKYNEYSSQAHTNQIQSIRRVQH; this comes from the exons ATGACCAGCAGTGAAGCCATGGACACGCTGGGGCAGTACAAGATCACGgtgtgggaggaggagagcttCCAGGGCAAGCGCTGCGAGTTCCTCATGGAGTGCCCCAGCATCATGGAGCGCGGCTTCCGCAAGATCCGCTCCATCAAGGTGGAGTCTGGCCC ctGGGTGGGCTTCGAGTACCCCGAGTACCAGGGGCAGCAGTTTATCCTGGAGAAAGGTGACTACCCCCGGTGGGAGGCCTGGAGCGGGAACAGTGGATACCGGACCGAGCACCTCCTCTCCTTCCGGCCCGTCAAGTGCGCA AACCACAATGACAGCAAAGTCATCCTCTATGAGGCTGAGAACTTCCAGGGGCACAAGTTTGAGCTGAGCGACGACTACCCCTCACTGCAGGCCATGGGCTGGGGCAACAAGGAGGTGGCATCCATCAAAGTGAACGCTGGAGC ATGGGTGGCATACCAGTACCCAGGATACAGGGGCTACCAGTACGTGCTGGAGCGGGACAGACAGAACGGCGAGTTCAAGAAGTACAATGAATACAGCAGCCAGGCCCACACCAACCAGATCCAATCCATCCGCCGTGTCCAGCACTGA
- the FEV gene encoding protein FEV, translating into MRHGAGAVPLLLNMYLPDPVGETLFKDGKSQAWGSLSPGVQKGSGQIQLWQFLLELLSDRANLNCIAWEGTNGEFKLIDPDEVARRWGERKSKPNMNYDKLSRALRYYYDKNIMTKVHGKRYAYKFDFHGLAQVCQPAAPDHSLYKFQGNLAPLPFSGISKLNLMTSGVTPAGFSYWPGSSPSLYPGHGLQPSAPFSTMAASHLNNMNNHYH; encoded by the exons ATGAGACACGGCGCCGGAGCAGTGCCACTGCTGCTCAACATGTACCTGCCAG atcCAGTCGGGGAAACTTTGTTCAAAGACGGGAAGAGCCAGGCGTGGGGGTCTCTCAGCCCCGGAGTGCAGAAAG GCAGTGGGCAGATCCAGCTGTGGCAgttcctgctggagctgctctcGGATCGCGCCAACCTGAACTGCATCGCCTGGGAAGGCACGAATGGCGAGTTCAAGCTGATCGACCCCGACGAGGTGGCACGGCGCTGGGGCGAGCGGAAGAGCAAACCCAACATGAATTATGACAAGCTGAGCCGGGCACTGCGCTACTACTATGACAAGAACATCATGACCAAGGTCCACGGCAAACGCTACGCCTACAAGTTCGACTTCCACGGGCTGGCGCAGGTGTGCCAGCCGGCTGCCCCTGATCATAGCCTCTACAAATTTCAGGGCAACCTGGCCCCGCTGCCCTTCTCAGGCATCTCCAAACTCAACCTCATGACCTCAGGGGTGACTCCTGCTGGCTTCTCCTACTGGCCTGGCTCCAGCCCATCCCTCTACCCTGGGCATGGGCTCCAACCCTCTGCCCCATTCAGCACCATGGCAGCCTCCCACCTCAACAACATGAACAACCATTACCATTAG
- the CDK5R2 gene encoding LOW QUALITY PROTEIN: cyclin-dependent kinase 5 activator 2 (The sequence of the model RefSeq protein was modified relative to this genomic sequence to represent the inferred CDS: deleted 1 base in 1 codon) yields the protein MGTVLSLSPAASSGKGGGGGGLLADKAPGRVPGKGESRLKRPSVLISALTWKRLVAASAKKKKSTKKVTPKPGGGAPGGAPGQPDPLVVQRNRENLRKSVVGPADGAKQGPLAVPVPTVPSAPQELHPGSGGGKPPPPPPPAGSRAPGSPRRVVVQASTGELLRCLGDFVCRRCYRLKELSPGELISWFRSVDRSLLLQGWQDQGFITPANLVFVYLLCREALRGEDIGSQAELQAAFLTCLYLAYSYMGNEISYPLKPFLVEGDKGRFWERCLGIIQRLSAKMLRINADPHYFTQLFQDLKSEGEGGDGSKHWTISLDR from the exons ATGGGCACGgtgctctccctctcccccgCCGCCTCCTCGGGCaagggcggcggcggcggggggctgctggccgACAAGGCGCCGGGAAGAGTGCCGGGCAAGGGCGAGAGCCGGCTGAAGCGCCCCAGCGTGCTCATCTCGGCGCTCACTTGGAAGCGGCTGGTGGCCGCCTCGGCCAAGAAGAAGAAGAGCACCAAGAAGGTGACGCCGaagcccggcggcggggccccggggggggcccCGGGCCAGCCCGACCCGCTAGTGGTGCAGCGCAATCGCGAGAACTTGCGCAAGTCGGTGGTG GGGCCGGCCGACGGCGCCAAGCAGGGCCCGCTGGCCGTACCGGTGCCCACCGTGCCCTCGGCGCCGCAGGAGCTGCACCCGGGCTCCGGCGGGGGCaagccgccgccgccaccgccgccggcCGGCAGCCGCGCCCCGGGGTCCCCGCGCCGCGTGGTAGTGCAGGCGTCCACCGGTGAGCTGCTGCGCTGCTTGGGGGACTTCGTGTGCCGCCGCTGCTACCGGCTGAAAGAGCTGAGCCCCGGCGAGCTCATCTCCTGGTTTCGCAGCGTGGACCgctcgctgctgctgcagggctggcaggaccAGGGCTTCATCACCCCGGCCAACCTGGTGTTCGTCTACCTGCTGTGCCGGGAAGCGCTGCGGGGTGAAGACATCGGGAGCCAGGCCGAGCTGCAGGCCGCCTTCCTCACCTGCCTCTATCTCGCCTACTCCTACATGGGCAACGAGATCTCCTACCCGCTCAAGCCCTTCCTGGTGGAGGGCGACAAGGGGCGCTTCTGGGAGCGCTGTCTGGGCATCATCCAGCGCCTCAGCGCCAAGATGCTACGAATCAACGCGGACCCGCACTACTTCACGCAACTCTTCCAGGACCTCAAGAGCGAGGGCGAGGGCGGAGACGGGTCCAAGCACTGGACGATCAGCCTGGACCGCTAG